The Oryza brachyantha chromosome 7, ObraRS2, whole genome shotgun sequence genomic interval ggtggccgtggtAGTCGTATCTTGCGCCGTCCTGTGTGCTGAGGCATCGGTGCATGAGTACTCCGGCGAGAGGTTCGCCAGCGTTGGCAATGGCTTCGTGCTAcacggcggcagcgagggAGTCtacgcgtcgccgtcggcggagTCGTTCGTCCGGTACGTGCTTGAGCTCggaccggcggtggccggagtTTTGGTTGTGGGTTTCATTGCTTCGTCGTTTGAATTGGTTTCTTGGAAGTAGCTTCGAGAAGGTCGCGTTCAGGAGGACGCCGGAGGCCGCGTccgtggcggaggaggacggcaACCGGACGGTGACGGTCACCGCGGTCATCTTCGAGGCCGGCGACCGTGACGCCGTCGGCGGGTCGGACGTCGGTGGTGAGCGCGCGCTCTGCTGCacgccggccatggcgaggCAAGGCGGGTGCACCGAGGGGGCGGTCGTGTaccgcgccgcgtcgtcgagcaccagcaccgccgcgccgccggcaggCTCCGGCTGGCCCAAGGTGCTCGCCGCGTCGTTCCCCCCGGGCATCCTCACGGCGGCGTTCCCCGACGAGACGGTCGCCGTGACGCGCACCGGGATGTACAGCCTCCACTTCGTCCACTGCGAcccctcgctcgccgccgggcaGGTGGCCGCCGAGGGGAAGACCATCTGGAAGAACAGCCACGGCTACCTCCCGGGGCGGATGGCGCCGCTCAAGCCGTTCTACGGCGGCATGTCGCTGGCgttcgccgcgctcgccgcgtcCTGGTTCGCCCGGTACGCGAGGTTCTGGAGGGAGGTGTCGCCGCTGCAGAACTTCGCGACGGCGGCCATCGCGCTGGGCATGGTGGAGGTGACCACGTGGTACTTCGACCTCGCCGAGTTCGACGAGTCGGGCGTCCGGCCGGCGGGGACGACGTtctgggcggcgacgtcgggcgccgtgcgcggcgcggcggggcgcgTGCTGGTGCTGCTCGTGGCCATGGGGTACGGCGTGACGAGGCCGGCGCTGGGCTGCACCAGCGCCAGGGTGGccggcctcggcgccgcgtacctcgccgcggcggaggtgcTCGAGGTCGGCGAGAACGTCGGCATCGTCAGCGACCactcgccggcgaggaggctcTTCTTCATActccccgtcgccgtcctcaACACGGTCTTCATCTACTGGATCTTCAGCTCGCTGTCAAGAA includes:
- the LOC102708356 gene encoding transmembrane protein 87A: MSMTPSMGRRRLLHVAAAVAVVVVSCAVLCAEASVHEYSGERFASVGNGFVLHGGSEGVYASPSAESFVRFEKVAFRRTPEAASVAEEDGNRTVTVTAVIFEAGDRDAVGGSDVGGERALCCTPAMARQGGCTEGAVVYRAASSSTSTAAPPAGSGWPKVLAASFPPGILTAAFPDETVAVTRTGMYSLHFVHCDPSLAAGQVAAEGKTIWKNSHGYLPGRMAPLKPFYGGMSLAFAALAASWFARYARFWREVSPLQNFATAAIALGMVEVTTWYFDLAEFDESGVRPAGTTFWAATSGAVRGAAGRVLVLLVAMGYGVTRPALGCTSARVAGLGAAYLAAAEVLEVGENVGIVSDHSPARRLFFILPVAVLNTVFIYWIFSSLSRTLTKLKARRMTAKLEMYRKFTNSLIITVALSLGWITFEVHFKSTDEHSERWRVAWVIPAVWQLISFALLCAICLLWAPSQNSMRFAYSGEESEEDADHHDDDDVEDTRPLIRPGPLSYVDNWACYVTQDAKIILRTDSGVYAKAGEELKRV